The DNA window ACGAGAGGATACTGCATGCAACCGATATTCTTCGAGATTAATGTCATCGCTTTAGGGACTTGTCTTTTGCCGTGATGTTTCGCCCTAAGTTTTTTTTCGAGAGAATCGTTCGCTCGAATgtttaatctttcaaccatgcaTCATGAGGTTGAGTCTCAATTCTCAAATTCAGAGGTCGGCATGCTTCAGATTCTAAGGCATTGTGATGTTTCTATACTCaagatatatttaatagaatcaaTACATTCTTATTCTTGCATTGGAAATTAGACAACAGactagatgaacaacaaatggtgatttcaatatttcAACCTCTGTGAGTATTGTTCTATTTTCTTCGGCCTAGCTCTTTTCTTAATGACCGTGGTGTATCTGATAGACTTAAACACTTTGTTCTTACAtggaaattaaacaaaatctgaATGAACAACAACAGTATTATGcttcatatctcaaccaacacaatcttgtttgattgatttattttttacttgagGTCTTAGATATTTACAGTTGACCTCTAGTTGAGACGAGACATCTCctttgttgatgacatggttTCAAGTTTGGACATTTATCTTTTATGAGCTCTCTCTTAAACATCAACTATTTAAGATTTCATCTGGGCTTGAGATAGATCCATTTGCAAAGCGCTTTACTCGGATACCACCAGTTACATCGACTCGTCAAAAGACATCCGTTGGGGAGAAATGCCTTTTAccgcatccctacttatttcaTGGGTACGCTCTTCAGTTTGCCTGACACTAGAAAGGTTTAAGAGTCTAACTCGTTTTTATCTTCCAAAAATGACTTTAGTATCGATATAGGGGTTGATTattttggatagatttgtgatcccaaGTTCTCGTTGGCTTGAACTTTGTGAGGATTTATTTGTTCCATCCCAAGAATAGACTTGTTGgagattttattttgattgggACCGAGCTCGTGATAAGCTACctacgtattctcataaaaggagaaatcaTGTCTGAATGTAGTTTCGAAATTGTATTACAGATAGATCGTGATTCCGCATTTCGTTGATGATGAAATCTTAAGTTTCTGTTGGAATGACAATTGATTGTGGAAATTTTTAAGTGTATGTTGGAATGACAATTGACTTAAACTGGGAAATTTCTTAAGTGTCTGCTGGAGTGGCAATTGACTTAAAACTGAGGAAATTTCTCAAGTGTCTACTGGAGTGACAATTGACTTAATTAAGGCTTGGGAAATTTCTTAAGTGTCTACTAGAGGGACAATTGAATTAAGATTGGGGATGTGATGATTTATTTTCATCTTTTCAAAAATGTCTCTAGTGTTGACATAGAGTTTGGTTATTTTGAGTTTATTAGGACCGAACTCATGATAAACTGCCTACGTATTCTCAAATTAGGTCCGAACGTAGTTCCGAAATTGTATCACGGATAGATCTTGATTCCACATTTCGTTGAGGATCAACATACGTGTTTGTTGGGGGATTACTAGATGTTCAATCTCTTGTGTGAACCGCTGGGAATTGTTTTTATCACTCAATTCTGACCAAATCCATGATAggctgcctacgtactctcataACAAGAAGAGATTAGGTATAAACGTAGTTCAGTTCTTGTGAAGTTAAAAACTGCTTGGGATGAGAAAAACACATTTGTGACCTCTTGAATTAACTGAGTCAATGCACTCATTGGCTATTAATACAACATCATATATTTGACGACTTTTGAGGTACGTCATCTGATTACTAAATATGACTGTCTCTAATACCTTTCTTAATCTGTTGACCAGACATTTTGCGACAATCTTATAAAAAGATGAAACGAGACTAATAAGCCTAAAGTTCTTCACATCAATAAACCATGGAGCTTTACGAATAAGACATATCAAATTAGAGTTCCAACTCTTATCAAATGTTGAAAAATGATCAACTGCTTCCATAATTCTCATCTTAAGAAAATGCCACGCAAGCCAAAGTAATTTGTCGCATCCCAGCGCTTTATCAATTCTGCATTCCTTAATGACCTAATCAACATTTTCTAACGAAAATCGAGCCTCCAACATATCTTTTTGCGCTaaactaattgaataaaaaataatagcaTTTAATTTAGGTCTAACCTTAAATGACTCTTTAAAcaaactcttataaaatttgACAATACTCGTAGAAATTTCTGGTTCACTATTATGAAAGTCCCCTTCAATCGGGATCAAAAATTAATTGCATTAGTCCTTGCTTGCGAGTTAGAGATCTCATGGGAAAATTTGGTGTTTCTATCTTCGACTTTTAACTATGTAGCTATACTTCGTCGGCGTGCCCCAATCTCCCCTTACAATATCGATTAACTTACTAACAATGTGAATCCGAGAACTAATCTCCTCAACGAAGAGCTCACGAATCTCTTCGACCCCatcaataacattaatttaattacacaggtcattaattttaacacaaaataaagTTTGATCCCTACCAACCAACTTTTGAAAACCTTAAGTAGATATTTCATTACACACGTCattgatattataatgttatattttataatgtctcattaaataattttgacatttGAAGTACTAgatattaagttttattattcattttcacaATTAGAAAGGGAGTAAGAGATTCATACATGATACGATAGCCCTTACAGGAAGAGACGAAGggagagatatttttttatttattattatttgtttttacatGGGTCTTCTAATTCTCAGGCATCCCCTGCATATACATATACATGAAAGTGTACTAAAAGTAACAAAGATTTAACCCTAAGCATTGCAAAAAGGCATGCAGCATAAGACAGACCTGGCTCTCATTTTCTCTCTAAGTTGTGGCATGAAGTCCTTGATGAAgcttttagtttaaaaaaagaagataattcTCACTTTACAGTTTAAACACAAGTCATTCTACATGCTTGtcacaaaaaaattattcacaaaatgattagattataataaataaatctggttcatcataaaaatattaatttctaaatacAATCTCAATGaagagatttttaaaataacattttaagttCATATTTGTCAATATTTCACCAACTCACAAAATGACTTTGCAAAACAACCATATCAATATTTCACCAACTAACAAAAGGACTTATCAAAACAACCCAATAGTTTATCAAAAAAGTCTTTgcaaaatgaaaacaaatcttcaataaaacaaaatgcAACCATGGTGCAATAAAATTAGGTTTTTCATATATGAAAATcaccaaaaacattatttctGTAATTGAAGAGAGTTATGCCAAAAACGGGAATGtttgtgaaagaaaaaaaatatcactcaaaacataaataatataaactgtACAATTTCAAAGCCAATTAttctcataaatattttattgaaataaaagtGTTTCAAGATTTATCGACAAAACAGGACTCTGCCAAGTCGATTGCACGGGCAAGAGCGGCAGCTTTATTCTCACATTCTCTCTGCTCATCGTTAGGATCACTGTCGGCCACAATTCCAGCCCCGGCTTGAAGATGAGCAACCCAGTCCCGACGTCTGGTCGAGTCCTTGTATGAGTACATGGTGTCGTGTCGCATTCCTGTAGGGAATACGATCGTCCGCAATGCAAGTGCGATATCCATATCACCTGTGAACGAGATTCCACCGAATCCTCCACTATAAGGCCCACGCCTGTTCACTTCCAGCTTATCAATCAATTCCATGGCTTTTACCTGCTTATTATTAGGTTAAAagctaaaattatattaacttataaaattcTACAGTAAAAATTCATTGTTTATCAAGCTAAAGCAGTTTTTGTAATTGGGAGACGAAGAAGAGACCTTTGGAGCTCCACTAACTGTTCCAACAGGTAATGCAGCTCGAAGTGCATCCCAGTTTGTTAAATGGTCAAGTAACTCTCCTGTAACCTGCAAAAGAAGAATAAACAATTTATAGGCTTTGATATGTACTCTATCTAATATTTTGCAAAATGGGCTGTTTTGGTATTACATTTAAATTGTCTCAATTATGAACTAAAAAATCTACACTTGTCAATGATCAAGAACATCATCCagaaatgaatttttatatcaaatgaagCCAAACATCAGACTAGAATTTGAATTATGATCCATAAAACAATCTTATACCCAAAAAAAATGATTCCCTATCAATTATAAGTTTGATAATTTCTTAATGGATTGATAAAATACCAATCTATAAACAGGCTCAATGAGTCACATTGCTTGTAAGTTTACGCAATTAAAACTAAACAAGCTCATAGTACATCTGTACAAACAAACAAGACCTCAATACAACTATAAGATTGAATGGAGGAGGTGGAATATATAAGGTTGAAAATGGTCAACTGCAGTGAAGAAGTAAGTTCTTACTGTGGAACTGATGTGCATGACATGAGAATATCGTTCTATATTCATGAGCTTATCGACTGACACAGAACCAGGTTTGGCGACCTGCCATTTGTAAAATAGCATTAAAACACAATACCAATAAACATGAAGAAATCTAGCAGAATGTGTAAGTTACTATATGCAAACGGTAAAATCGAGATTACTTTTCCAACATCATTCCTTCCCAGATCTACAAGCATAATATGCTCAGCACATTGCTTTTCATCATTCAAAAGTTGCTTTTCCAGCATGTAGTCTTCTTTTGGAGTCTTTCCTCTCCTTGTAGTTCCAGCAAGAGGTCGATTAATGATCTTTCCCTGTTAAGAAGATTGTGCAAAATTGGTATTCATCATGCAATAAAATGAAGCAGCCATATTGATTTGTAGAATTTCTTCTTTTTGTATTTATGAAGATGAAATTTTTTCATAGTAAATAACTAAATATAGGAGAATATTAGAAGTCAAGATAAATTTGGCTTATTTATAGTCCAGCTATTGATATCATTTAAAAGTTGCATACGTTCTTAACGCAGGTAAGAATTTCTGGACTAGATGCGACTAGAATAGACCCTCTGGCCTGCAAGATACAACTTTAAATAGTGAGGTCAAaagacaataatattatatgggAAAAAGTGTTAAAAGTGAGTTCAAGCTGACTTGTAAATATGTCATGTATGGACTCGGATTCACGATTCTCAAGGCCCTGTAAACTTCAAATGGGTCTGCAAAAGTCCTCCGTTCAAACCGTTGACTTAACACAATCTGGAAGATATCCCCAGCTAGTATATGTTCTTTAGCCTGCAAGACTGCATTTGTATATTCTTCACTTGTCATATTGGATTTCTCCAAGGAAGGACCAAAAAGATTTGTGCGGAATTTGATTGATCCTGAAGCCAACCTTGGCCTGCCATTGACAATCAAGTAAAACAAAGGGAATCCCAACGAAAAATAAAACAGTCCAGCAAGAAAATCTCATAATACTCACGGGTCTATATCATGCACTCTGGACGAAAGAGCTTCCAACCGGTTCATTCCATCCCTATAAGCTTCCTCCACAGAAGGAAAACGATCCCTTTGTACCCAGTGTATGACGTACACTTTCTGATGTCATAGAATTTGTCAACCACAAATAGTATCATACATCAACTATGACCAGAATACTCAAGTGTATAAACAAAAATAGCaacacattcacttgggtcacATGAATTATTGAAAttcatttcaaataatcccattCATCAATCTACTTATCAttcacatcattcaaatcatcatcgaaaatacaaaatacccctaatatctttttttacccaaataatattttcaagaacctacatcaaacaaaattatttagaaataatcaCTTGGTATATAACTTGTTATGGATACTGTACCCAAATGTGTATGTTTGGTAGAAAGGATATAGTATATAACTTGTTTTAGATTTTTGCATTTCCTTTTAAAATGTGGATGGACAATAGAACACTTTTTTCTAAcattaaagaatgaaaaaagaaTGTACTTCAGAAGAATTAAGATGCTTGAAAGATAATTCATTTCATTCAGGTTTAAAATTCATGActtgaaaacaaataaataaacataaataataacaaaatgttagttaagaaaaaaatactGTCAAAAAGACTTATCACATGCTTTTATAGAAGAGTTGTAAACAGGAAAGAAGTAAAAACCTTCTCAACATGATCGAAGACAAGAACATCATCGTACAAGCCTAAATGAATATCAGGAAGGTTTCTGTCATCCTCCGGGGCACTAGAGAATGGAAGCTTTTTATTTTCTACATAACGCACTGTGTCATATGAGAAATAACCGACCAACCCTCCTAAAcaagaaatatgaaaaacaataaattagtGGTAAGAATAAACAACGGAAACCTAGAGGTGCTACAAACATCACTATAGTAAATAGATCCTCTCATTACTGTAATTAGATTCTCCATAGAAAGTTCTCTAAAAAAATGGCGCACATACATCAACATCATCTATAGTAAGTCGACTCTGAAACGGGTTCTGGTTTAgacatacaaataattttaaacttgaGCAACACAAGTTTTGGTGTGGGAGTCTGTTAGGACGAAAGGTATGTCAACTTATGCTTCTTACCCTTCTACATCCAACTCTTGCCGTCAACTCTCTCCTAATCTCCATTACATCTCAAAACCTATTCAGCTTTCTCCTTCCAATCCTAATCAGTCACCAATATTGCCTAAAACTAAGAGTTTCAAATGAAGCCTTCATTTGGATGAAGGGACGGAATCCATGAAGCAACCGGAAACCTCTATACACAACACACCTTCACTGGTCTCATTTCTACCACATAAAATACACAATCCTGTATATACACCTTTCATCTCAATTCTATATTAATTTAGGCTTTCCTTATCTGATTTATGTATTGCTCCAGTTACATTTAAGCCTAATTCTAATAGAAGATATATTACAAGTGATAAACGTTGATATAGAATTAGGTTTAAAATCttgaattaaataaacattatagATAAAATTGAAGACGAAGATAGAGTTCTTAACATACTAAGAGCACCCTAAATAGTATCATAAGAAGAATTATAGATGAGATGAGGATAGAATTCCTAGATGAGAAGAGGGAATCCAATAGATGATAGATAGAGTATCCTCATAGGAGAAAATAGAAATTCACTAACTATTTTTAGCGCCTTCAAGCCTTATTTATAGCAACCGCTAACCTAAAACTCTTCTCGTATCATAGTGATTCTCATGGAGTTTGGGCATTGAAGGAAGTTAAGATTATTGAATTAGTAGCCTGACATGAATTGATTGTGGCAATGGAGGTATTGGATGAAGACAATGTTGTAAggttgtacgagaaaaacaatTAGAGGAAACAGTTAAGAAAAGAAACTTCTTTAGAAGAGATAATCTGAAAGATATTTCTAGAACAAAATAAGAACCAATGTTCTTGTGATTGAATTATTTTCTGATACTTTACAACCAGGGAATGCATGATAATATGAAGGAcaataaagaaaaacataataattaaaatattggaaagaaaaagagatTACAAGAAGAAAACTAGTCTTTAGGAATAAAACAAATGTTATAAATGGTGATGGGAATGAATCTAATTTCTATAAGTAAATTGTAATTAAGATTGCAACAGGAAATGACAAACGAATGAATGTAGCTTAACCAAATTATGAAGGATATTGTGTCATGATCTTTCAGGAACTCTCCTTAATTAACCCCACCAAGAAGTCTCAAAAAAACTCACACCCATATCTTGCAATTTTCCCTTTCATCTCGAGGACTCCAAATGATGTTTAATATGGTTTGTGTTGGCAAAACTCAAGACAATATCCTTATTGTGGTAAGTATCCTTTGTATCAACAATAGTGATGTTTTCAATGGAATAACATCAACAAAATTTGGTTCATTTGTTGATCAGTTGAAGGTCTTGCTATCTTAACCAGCATGACATGGCAATGCCCACTTCAGCCTAAATAGTAGGACCAACATTCTAGCTAATTCCACCACAATCAAAGATGTGATTTAACTCACCTAACGAAGTTGTCCATTAGGAAGTTTTTAGCATCATTAATAACATTGTGTCTTCTGTATAAATCATATGGAAATTGAATTGTTCTTTATGTCCCTAGGACCATTGTCCCAGTTAGCAGTTTGGGAGGTTTTGCAATTTGACACTCCCCTTATATTCGAAATGCATGTAACAATTTAGTTcctattaaaatacattttatttttagcaAAAGAATACAAAGTTGATTTTCAAAACTTCTTTTATAAAGCACTCATATAAATCAACCTTCTAAagcaaattattttaaataaagcaCCAAGTTTCCAAACATGCTAGATCATATCTGCACATAATTGCAATTTGCAACAAAGAATGATGCATAAGATGAAGGATTCTGAGATCCAACTCTATCTAAATAAGAATGTTAGCATCATAAGGGCTTCATCAACAGATAAAATTTAACATCAGAACAATGGTATCCTTTATATGTTTATAACTTATGCTTAAGATGCAGAACTATTCCAGACGATGTGATTATGCTTATTGCATTCAGAACATAAAGCCGGAAACTGAAACTAGGCCATACCACAAAATGCCCCAGGAAGCTCATCAACAAGTTGAGGTTCCCATTGCTCCATAAATTTTCGAGGAATGGTCATAGGATCTTCTGCAAACTCCTCTGTCTTCCTCCCTTCCTGATGATCCATAAGTGTCACCAGATGTCCTTTAGCGACTAGTTCCATACACGGTTGAGCTCCAATTACACTATACCGTCCCTAACACGATTAATTCCACAAT is part of the Impatiens glandulifera chromosome 1, dImpGla2.1, whole genome shotgun sequence genome and encodes:
- the LOC124915588 gene encoding anthranilate synthase alpha subunit 2, chloroplastic-like, whose amino-acid sequence is METLALSSPTLLSHLQTATSSTRRISFPTGCRLSIASTRQPLRISRIHTVTCSSVQSPLPVNNLTKFKEAAKNGNLIPLYRTIFSDHLTPVLAYRCLVKEDDRDAPSFLFESVEPGLQASNVGRYSVIGAQPCMELVAKGHLVTLMDHQEGRKTEEFAEDPMTIPRKFMEQWEPQLVDELPGAFCGGLVGYFSYDTVRYVENKKLPFSSAPEDDRNLPDIHLGLYDDVLVFDHVEKKVYVIHWVQRDRFPSVEEAYRDGMNRLEALSSRVHDIDPPRLASGSIKFRTNLFGPSLEKSNMTSEEYTNAVLQAKEHILAGDIFQIVLSQRFERRTFADPFEVYRALRIVNPSPYMTYLQARGSILVASSPEILTCVKNGKIINRPLAGTTRRGKTPKEDYMLEKQLLNDEKQCAEHIMLVDLGRNDVGKVAKPGSVSVDKLMNIERYSHVMHISSTVTGELLDHLTNWDALRAALPVGTVSGAPKVKAMELIDKLEVNRRGPYSGGFGGISFTGDMDIALALRTIVFPTGMRHDTMYSYKDSTRRRDWVAHLQAGAGIVADSDPNDEQRECENKAAALARAIDLAESCFVDKS